One window from the genome of Anguilla rostrata isolate EN2019 chromosome 5, ASM1855537v3, whole genome shotgun sequence encodes:
- the LOC135254437 gene encoding serine protease HTRA3-like isoform X1, producing MLHAFLFAAVALFIQDLIGAELRSKCPPRCDVSKCPSPSCPSGYVPDRCNCCLVCAQGEGSACGRKEDLPCGDGLECKHPAGKRLSKGVCQCRQSYKVCGSDGRTYGNACRLKAVSRKALHRGLSAVTQAHKGPCDVATVTGSLHPNSPRYKFNFIADVVEKIAPAVVHIELSVRHPLFGRNVPLSSGSGFIVSETGLIVTNAHVVMSSAPVSGRQQVKVQLHNGDVYEASIKDIDKKSDIATIKVSPQKSLPVLLLGRSVDLRPGEFVVAIGSPFTLQNTVTTGIVSTAQRDGKELGLPDSDMDYVQTDAIINYGNSGGPLVNLDGEVIGINTLKVTAGISFAIPSDRITRFLNESLSKKGKVRQRLIRRMYRWPQPQTLLSDTEEKGIIKRFIGLRMLTITPDLVERLKDQSPDFPDVVSGVYVHEVVPNSPAQKGGIRAGDVIVKLNGRPLWSSSDLLGALQQETGLLLEVRRGNDDLLFNIEPDVIMH from the exons ATGCTGCACGCGTTTTTGTTCGCCGCGGTTGCGCTTTTTATTCAGGATTTAATCGGAGCAGAATTGAGAAGCAAATGCCCGCCCCGTTGCGACGTGAGCAAGTGCCCGAGCCCCAGCTGCCCCAGCGGCTACGTCCCCGACCGTTGCAACTGTTGCCTGGTTTGCGCGCAGGGCGAAGGGAGCGCTTGCGGACGCAAGGAGGACTTGCCGTGCGGCGATGGGCTGGAGTGCAAGCATCCCGCGGGGAAGCGACTCTCCAAGGGCGTCTGCCAGTGCAGGCAGAGCTACAAAGTGTGCGGGAGCGACGGCAGGACGTACGGCAACGCGTGCCGGCTCAAGGCTGTGAGCAGGAAGGCTTTGCACCGGGGCCTAAGCGCTGTCACCCAGGCGCACAAGGGACCTTGTGACGTTGCTACGGTTACAG GTTCTCTGCACCCAAACAGCCCGAGGTACAAGTTCAACTTCATCGCCGACGTCGTGGAGAAGATCGCCCCGGCGGTAGTGCACATAGAGCTGTCCGTCAG GCACCCTCTGTTTGGTCGAAACGTGCCTCTCTCCAGCGGGTCGGGGTTCATCGTCTCGGAAACAGGCCTCATAGTCACCAACGCCCACGTGGTGATGAGCTCCGCCCCCGTATCCGGGCGACAGCAGGTCAAAGTTCAGCTGCACAATGGGGACGTCTACGAGGCCAGCATCAAAGACATCGACAAGAAGTCAGACATAGCCACCATAAAGGTCAGCCCACAG aaAAGTCTCccggtgctgctgctgggccgCTCGGTGGACCTGCGGCCGGGCGAGTTCGTGGTGGCCATCGGCAGCCCCTTCACCCTGCAGAACACGGTGACGACGGGCATCGTCAGCACGGCGCAGCGCGACGGCAAGGAGCTGGGCCTCCCCGACTCGGACATGGACTACGTGCAGACGGACGCCATCATCAAT TATGGAAACTCGGGAGGACCTCTGGTTAACTTG GACGGGGAGGTGATCGGAATCAACACTCTGAAGGTGACGGCTGGCATCTCCTTTGCTATACCCTCCGACAGAATAACGCGCTTCCTCAACGAATCCCTCAGTAAAAAAGGCAAAG TCAGACAAAGACTAATAAGGCGAATGTACCGCTGGCCCCAGCCTCAGACTCTGCTGTCTGATACAG AGGAGAAAGGAATTATTAAACGCTTTATCGGACTACGAATGCTGACTATAACTCCAGA tctggtGGAGAGGCTGAAAGACCAGAGCCCTGATTTTCCAGACGTCGTCAGCGGCGTCTACGTCCATGAGGTGGTGCCGAACTCCCCTGCTCAGAA GGGCGGGATCAGAGCCGGTGATGTCATAGTGAAGCTGAACGGCCGGCCGCTGTGGAGCTCCTCCGACCTGCTGGGGGCGCTGCAGCAGGAGACGggcctgctgctggaggtgcGCCGTGGCAACGACGACCTGCTGTTCAACATCGAGCCCGACGTCATCATGCACTGA
- the LOC135254436 gene encoding von Willebrand factor A domain-containing protein 2-like: MATRLPQRRSWRYLSLSIRILKSIIFYLAVLGSRGESLQQILADKETIVKISASGNLIQCSAAIDVLLLLDGSYSIGKGSFERSKHFAIKMVEVLDINPDRVRIGAIQYSSKPKLEFGLNDYPTREEATEAIKNIRFRGGSTETGKSIKHVLRKGFPGGRGDASKILVLLTDGKSQDSVRPAAGFARKSGIGLFTVGIKHPKWDVLHTIASEPSEMYVFFAEHYSDAVNGLITTLTQLAVCNDIHPKCRVESRACLRTTLEAHKEFHGNHVCWKRKANKLQAAPVAGECPYYRWKRFNTTIQSQCHRTLCPDPCDPSPCLNGGTCITESVESFSCLCPLGYGGDQLCGGGKYIIPAGLTNCAVDLLFLIDGSWTTGLEDFLRAKDFAKRVVQTIFASSAKILVAVAQYADKVHMEVPIGRHGNAADLLGAIDAIGFRGGNAMTGNALRHVADSAFAGAGGSRGEVPHVVVLLSNSRPRDAAVAAAQVARQREIFILAVGGGRLKAEMSQITGDAELVFTYGHLLELQGKVQELHTRVCGFNAPGCYSKTLDLVFAVDASANLPREGYRQAKAFAKAVVSQFDIDADLTQVAMVIYGEKPRTVFGLSAFDSDGRMRKVISQAPYLDGEPRLGRALLHVLKDTLSVGGGARPGIHKAVVVVTDGRSVDDAAAAADELRGNGVAVLAVGPGSIHSRALLGIAGSARLAIPVPSYEHLKHYANNLVQAICKDVRAPASLCVPNPCRNGGVCVQKDRSYSCRCDGWTGEHCERQLSQHAARWP; encoded by the exons ATGGCGACACGTCTCCCTCAGCGCAG gagttgGAGATATTTGAGTCTCAGTATTAGGATACTAAAAAGCATCATTTTCTACCTCGCTGTGTTGG GGTCACGTGGAGAAAGTCTGCAACAGATACTGGCAGATAAAGAAACTATAGTTAAAATATCTGCTTCTGGAAATT TAATTCAGTGTTCAGCTGCTATAGATGTCCTGCTGTTACTCGATGGCTCCTACAGCATTGGCAAAGGCAGCTTTGAACGCTCCAAGCATTTTGCCATAAAGATGGTGGAAGTGTTGGACATTAACCCAGACCGG gttagAATTGGAGCTATACAGTACAGCTCCAAACCAAAACTGGAATTCGGGCTGAATGATTACCCTACACGAGAGGAAGCTACAGAGGCCATCAAAAACATTCGCTTTCg AGGGGGCAGCACAGAGACCGGAAAATCCATAAAACACGTGCTGAGGAAGGGCTTCCCGGGAGGAAGGGGGGACGCGTCGAAAATCCTCGTCCTCCTCACCGACGGGAAGTCCCAGGACAGCGTCAGGCCCGCGGCGGGGTTCGCCCGGAAGAGCGGCATAGGGCTGTTCACCGTGGGAATTAAGCACCCGAA GTGGGACGTCCTGCACACAATAGCCAGCGAACCCAGCGAGATGTACGTGTTTTTCGCCGAGCATTACAGCGATGCCGTCAACGGTCTCATCACCACGTTGACTCAGCTGGCCGTCTGCAACGACATTCACCCCA agtgCAGGGTGGAGTCGCGTGCCTGTCTCAGGACCACGCTGGAGGCCCATAAAGAGTTCCATGGTAACCACGTGTGCTGGAAGAGGAAAGCCAACAAGCTTCAGGCTGCCCCTGTGGCTGGAGAGTGTCCTTACTACAG ATGGAAGCGATTCAACACCACGATACAAAGCCAGTGCCACAGGACTCTCTGCCCAG ACCCCTGTGACCCCAGCCCGTGTCTGAACGGGGGAACCTGTATCACGGAGAGCGTGGAGAGCTTCAGCTGTCTGTGTCCGCTGGGCTATGGGGGAGACCAGCTCTGTG GAGGTGGCAAATATATCA TCCCGGCAGGTTTAACGAACTGTGCTGTGGACCTGCTCTTCCTGATCGACGGCTCCTGGACCACGGGCTTGGAGGACTTCCTCCGGGCCAAGGACTTCGCCAAGCGGGTGGTCCAGACCATCTTCGCCTCCTCCGCCAAAATCCTGGTGGCCGTGGCGCAGTACGCCGACAAGGTCCACATGGAGGTGCCCATCGGTCGCCACGGCAACGCCGCGGACCTGCTCGGGGCCATCGACGCCATCGGCTTCCGGGGCGGGAACGCCATGACCGGGAACGCCCTGCGGCACGTGGCGGACAGTGCCTTCGCGGGCGCGGGCGGGTCCCGGGGGGAGGTGCCCCACGTGGTGGTGCTCCTGTCCAACTCCCGCCCTCGGGACGCGGCCGTCGCGGCGGCCCAGGTCGCCCGGCAACGGGAGATCTTCATCCTGGCGGTGGGCGGCGGGCGCCTGAAAGCAGAGATGAGCCAGATCACCGGGGACGCCGAGCTGGTCTTCACCTACGGAcacctgctggagctgcagggCAAGGTGCAGGAGCTCCACACCAGGGTCTGCGGCTTCAACGCGCCAG GCTGCTACTCCAAGACCCTGGACCTGGTGTTCGCGGTGGACGCGTCCGCCAACCTGCCGCGCGAGGGCTACCGGCAGGCCAAGGCCTTCGCCAAGGCCGTCGTCTCGCAGTTCGACATCGACGCCGACCTCACCCAGGTCGCCATGGTGATCTACGGGGAGAAGCCGCGCACGGTGTTCGGGCTGAGCGCCTTCGACAGCGACGggaggatgaggaaggtgaTCAGCCAGGCGCCGTACCTGGACGGGGAGCCGCGCCTGGGACGGGCCCTCCTCCACGTGCTCAAGGACACGCTGAgcgtcgggggcggggccaggcccGGCATCCACAAGGCCGTGGTGGTCGTGACGGACGGCCGGAGCGTCgacgacgccgccgccgccgccgacgagCTGAGGGGGAACGGGGTCGCCGTGCTGGCCGTGGGGCCCGGGTCCATCCACTCGAGGGCGCTGTTGGGCATCGCTGGCAGTGCCAGGCTGGCCATTCCCGTGCCCTCGTACGAACACCTGAAACATTACGCCAACAACCTGGTGCAAGCCATCTGCAAAG acgtgCGAGCTCCGGCCAGCCTGTGTGTCCCCAACCCCTGCCGGAACGGAGGCGTGTGCGTGCAGAAGGA
- the LOC135254437 gene encoding serine protease HTRA3-like isoform X2, which yields MLHAFLFAAVALFIQDLIGAELRSKCPPRCDVSKCPSPSCPSGYVPDRCNCCLVCAQGEGSACGRKEDLPCGDGLECKHPAGKRLSKGVCQCRQSYKVCGSDGRTYGNACRLKAVSRKALHRGLSAVTQAHKGPCDVATVTGSLHPNSPRYKFNFIADVVEKIAPAVVHIELSVRHPLFGRNVPLSSGSGFIVSETGLIVTNAHVVMSSAPVSGRQQVKVQLHNGDVYEASIKDIDKKSDIATIKVSPQKSLPVLLLGRSVDLRPGEFVVAIGSPFTLQNTVTTGIVSTAQRDGKELGLPDSDMDYVQTDAIINYGNSGGPLVNLDGEVIGINTLKVTAGISFAIPSDRITRFLNESLSKKGKEEKGIIKRFIGLRMLTITPDLVERLKDQSPDFPDVVSGVYVHEVVPNSPAQKGGIRAGDVIVKLNGRPLWSSSDLLGALQQETGLLLEVRRGNDDLLFNIEPDVIMH from the exons ATGCTGCACGCGTTTTTGTTCGCCGCGGTTGCGCTTTTTATTCAGGATTTAATCGGAGCAGAATTGAGAAGCAAATGCCCGCCCCGTTGCGACGTGAGCAAGTGCCCGAGCCCCAGCTGCCCCAGCGGCTACGTCCCCGACCGTTGCAACTGTTGCCTGGTTTGCGCGCAGGGCGAAGGGAGCGCTTGCGGACGCAAGGAGGACTTGCCGTGCGGCGATGGGCTGGAGTGCAAGCATCCCGCGGGGAAGCGACTCTCCAAGGGCGTCTGCCAGTGCAGGCAGAGCTACAAAGTGTGCGGGAGCGACGGCAGGACGTACGGCAACGCGTGCCGGCTCAAGGCTGTGAGCAGGAAGGCTTTGCACCGGGGCCTAAGCGCTGTCACCCAGGCGCACAAGGGACCTTGTGACGTTGCTACGGTTACAG GTTCTCTGCACCCAAACAGCCCGAGGTACAAGTTCAACTTCATCGCCGACGTCGTGGAGAAGATCGCCCCGGCGGTAGTGCACATAGAGCTGTCCGTCAG GCACCCTCTGTTTGGTCGAAACGTGCCTCTCTCCAGCGGGTCGGGGTTCATCGTCTCGGAAACAGGCCTCATAGTCACCAACGCCCACGTGGTGATGAGCTCCGCCCCCGTATCCGGGCGACAGCAGGTCAAAGTTCAGCTGCACAATGGGGACGTCTACGAGGCCAGCATCAAAGACATCGACAAGAAGTCAGACATAGCCACCATAAAGGTCAGCCCACAG aaAAGTCTCccggtgctgctgctgggccgCTCGGTGGACCTGCGGCCGGGCGAGTTCGTGGTGGCCATCGGCAGCCCCTTCACCCTGCAGAACACGGTGACGACGGGCATCGTCAGCACGGCGCAGCGCGACGGCAAGGAGCTGGGCCTCCCCGACTCGGACATGGACTACGTGCAGACGGACGCCATCATCAAT TATGGAAACTCGGGAGGACCTCTGGTTAACTTG GACGGGGAGGTGATCGGAATCAACACTCTGAAGGTGACGGCTGGCATCTCCTTTGCTATACCCTCCGACAGAATAACGCGCTTCCTCAACGAATCCCTCAGTAAAAAAGGCAAAG AGGAGAAAGGAATTATTAAACGCTTTATCGGACTACGAATGCTGACTATAACTCCAGA tctggtGGAGAGGCTGAAAGACCAGAGCCCTGATTTTCCAGACGTCGTCAGCGGCGTCTACGTCCATGAGGTGGTGCCGAACTCCCCTGCTCAGAA GGGCGGGATCAGAGCCGGTGATGTCATAGTGAAGCTGAACGGCCGGCCGCTGTGGAGCTCCTCCGACCTGCTGGGGGCGCTGCAGCAGGAGACGggcctgctgctggaggtgcGCCGTGGCAACGACGACCTGCTGTTCAACATCGAGCCCGACGTCATCATGCACTGA